One stretch of Pyrenophora tritici-repentis strain M4 chromosome 4, whole genome shotgun sequence DNA includes these proteins:
- a CDS encoding Adk, Adenylate kinase and related kinase — translation MAPMADSSVDDLKNDVKRLEQRIAELESRLAGHGGVAAATESVRMILMGPPGAGKGTQAPRIKEKFCACHLATGDMLRAQVAAKTPLGREAKKIMDAGGLVSDEIMVNMIKTELENNQECAKGFILDGFPRTVTQAEKLDGMLAATKKPLQHAVELQIDDGLLVSRITGRLVHPASGRSYHKIFNPPKAPMTDDVTGEPLIQRSDDNAETLKKRLSTYHAQTAPVVAYYQKTGIWKPIDASQEPGQVWKSLLKIFDDKAMVAGRSGSLLNKIGLKN, via the exons ATGGCTCCTATGGCGGATTCCAGCGTCGATGACCTGAAGAACGATGTCAAGCGCCTCGAGCAGCGCATCGCGGAGCTAGAGAGCAGATTAGCAGGCCATGGCGGGGTTGCAGCGGCGACTGAGAGCGTGCGCATGATCTTGATGGGTCCTCCGGGTGCTG GCAAGGGCACGCAAGCGCCGCGGATCAAGGAGAAGTTCTGCGCCTGCCATCTC GCCACCGGAGACATGCTACGCGCCCAAGTTGCTGCGAAGACACCGCTGGGACGGGAAGCAAAGAAGATTATGGATGCGGGCGGTCTGGTTAGCGACGAGATCATGGTCAACATGATTAAGACGGAGCTTGAGAACAACCAGGAGTGCGCCAAGGG CTTCATCCTCGACGGCTTTCCCCGAACAGTCACCCAAGCGGAGAAGCTCGACGGCATGCTCGCCGCTACCAAGAAGCCCCTCCAGCACGCCGTCGAACTCCAAATCGACGACGGCCTCCTCGTCTCGCGTATCACTGGCCGCCTCGTCCACCCCGCTTCCGGCCGCTCGTACCACAAGATTTTCAACCCGCCAAAGGCACCCATGACGGACGATGTAACGGGTGAGCCGCTCATCCAGCGCTCCGACGACAACGCCGAGACGCTGAAGAAGCGCCTCTCGACTTACCACGCTCAGACTGCGCCGGTTGTGGCGTACTACCAGAAGACGGGTATCTGGAAGCCGATCGATGCTAGCCAAGAACCGGGTCAGGTGTGGAAGAGCTTGCTTAAGATCTTTGACGACAAGGCTATGGTCGCTGGAAGGTCGGGGAGTTTGCTGAATAAGATTGGCCTCAAGAACTAG